The sequence ACAAGGGGTGAGAGTTTCTGTCAGACATTCTCATGCAATAGTCAAAAGTCACTATTCGCTGCTGTGCTTACAGACCAGCAATGCCCATGTTTTGGGCATAGTTAACCCACTTGTTCTTACATTTATGCTGTGTGTCCATTTTATCAGATAACTGGAATAATCAGCTATGAACATCTGCCTTGGTGGACTAAGGCCTTTTCTTGATTCAGCAGGAGAGTCCCCTAAGAAACTAACCTCCATCATTTCTTCACTTTCTCTCCTTATAGGAAGGGATAGAATTCCTGAGCCACCTGCCTACCCGTGTCACCGCAGCTCCCTGATCTTCGTTCAGAGGAGATGGAAAAGGGAAATCACTCAACGGTGACTGAGTTCATTCTCTCAGGACTGACAGATCGTCCGGAGCTTCAGGTCCCTCTCTTTGTGCTGTTCCTAGTGATCTACATTGTCACCCTGGTAGGGAATCTGGGGATGATCGTGTTAATCCAGATTGACCCCCgtctccacacccccatgtactttttcCTCGGTAATTTGTCTTTCTGTGATCTCTGCTATTCCTCTATAATTTCCCCTAAGATGCTGCTGAACTTCTTAGCCGAGAGTAAAAGGATTTCGTACACTGCCTGTGCTGTGCAAATGTATCTCTTTGGTACTTTTGGTCACGTTGattgcctcctgctggctgtgatgGCGTATGACCGTTATGTGGCCATCTGTAACCCACTGCTCTATACGGTCACCATGTCCAGGTGGCTCTGTCATCAGCTGGTGGCTGGGGTGTACGCTGTGGGCTTGCTGGACACAATGGTACACACCATTTTTACTTTTCGTTTATCATTCTGCAGCTCCAATGTCATCAATCATTTCTTCTGTGATTTTCCGCCGGTATTGTCGCTCTCCTGCTCCGACACACGCGTCAACGAGATTGTGATGTTTGCCTTGATTGGCTGCGTGGTCGTGAGCAGCCTTGTGATCATTCTCCTCTCCTACACCTATATCATCATCACCATCCTGCGGATCCGCTCCGCCGAGGGCAGGCGCAAAGCCTTTTCCACTTGCACCTCCCACCTGACGGCCGTGGCCATGTTCCATGGCTCCCTCCTCTTCATGTATTTCCGACCCTCCGCCAGTTACTCCCTGGATACTGACAAAATGGCCTCTGTGTTCTACACAGTCGTGATCCCCATGCTGAACCCCctgatctacagcctgaggaacaaggaggtgaAAGACGCCCAGTGGAAAGTGATGCACAAATTGCTAACCTTCTCTTGAGCCTGTTTACTCCATACTGAGTTACTGACTGGGAGGCGGAAGCAGGAGAACTCAGTTCCCACTCCCCTGCAATCTCATTTCTCATCATGCTTGTTATCACTGTGAACTATttgtattgtttttttctttcttttattgtgTTCCAACAATGTCTGGCAGCCTCAGAAAGGTTCACGAAGGTTGCGACGCTTCCTTGGGGAATTCAAGCCTGTGAGTCACCCAGTCTCTCCCATGCATCAGTGAGCAAGGGACTTGCAGGGGCTAAATTATGTGTCAGCTCTCTGACCCGCCAGTTTGTtaaccctcctgcatcccccccaACCAATCTCCTCCAAAGGTCAGCCAGCCTCTACTTTGCCTCACAGGTCACCTCAGTTGCACTCCAATCCTGAAAGTTCCTTGAAACGTGTTCCCCAGCAGTATCCAGCCCCTAGCCCTCGACTCTCTCAGAAATGACTGAGTCCACTGTCTCCAGAAAGATAGTATAAGCACCAGGCTGCTAGATTGGCTGAGGATTTGTGCTTTAATATATTACACTGAGATGAACTGACTGTAAAACCAAGAATACCTTTACTAAAAAAGAGCAGAGGTTTAAGCAAagataatagaaacagaaaatggttacaaatgaaagaaaaagtacAATGCATTTTCCAGTGGCTAAAACTCAACAGGCTACAATCCTTATCTGAGGGCTTATCTCCATTACTAGGTGGGTCTACGCTGCAGCGACCGATCCACCAGCGGTCCATGCCAAATGCACTCCCGTTCACTCCGATTCTCCACCAGAACGAGACGAGTAAGGGGAGTTGACGGGACAGTTTCTCCCATCGATCCAGCCtggtgtggaccccgcggtaagtagatctaaactACGTCAACTTGAGTTACGCTACTaacataactcaaattgcgtagcttagctCGACTTTTCCCTGTAGCGTAGACCTGCCCGGAGACTGTTTCTCACTTAAAGGCACCTCTCTGTGGCACCAACCCACCTGGCTGGGGATCGACTGTTCATGGACCTCTTTGTCCCCTCAGTGATGAAGCACAAAATgtcttttccccttcttcttaTAGTCCAGTatgcctttgaaatgtattcttgtgCCTCCAGAGTTCCTCTGCCCTGCTGGTGTGTGAATGCCTTGCTGTCTATGCTGgttttctctcccttttgttAATGGGCTTTTCCAGTTGATTTCAAATGCAAATATAATTCTCATTGTCTTTGGCTTACCCTGTTCCATTTACATTGGAGACCTAGGCAGACAGATGTGACCGGATGTCCGGGAGTGGCTCAAAAGTGTAAATACCAACCCAAGGGCAGACTATTAACAACCAGGGcgcaaaccccaaattggttgtgagttctaggCTTAGATTTCACTTACTGATTTGCAAGTGTAAACTCCTcgggcactataacagccttaacatggagtcaaaGACAGTCTCCTTGGGTACTttatctatcttgccacccatgTAAGGTTACTTTTGTGATAGATGGTTTCTTACACCAAAGATCTCAGCAATCTTAATATTTCTCCCAGTCCTAAAGGACCAGTCGCTTACCctaggtcaattgcaccttagatctcacactgAAGACACATGTAGTCAATCCTATAAGAAAccatctaaagatttattaactaggaaaaaagaaatgagagttatttacaaggttaaagctggtcaacatacacacacagatgaGTTAATcaggtttcaaaaggtaatagaagcttctataataagcaactGCATGTATCTTTCAGGGCTAAACCAGGCCAAGTACTGGGGATCTTATGCCTAGTAATCTTTGCCCCTCGGAGTCCAagcagaagaaaagacagttcttcctttttagtttttttttttaattattttttaaattattattctgCTTCAATTGCAAGTGGAACTGTTGGGAGCAATTCACTTGCACATCTCCTCTTCAGGGAGTGGGAGGGATCCGTCAATGAAGTCTGTTGTTCTCTGACGTTCCACAATGGTTTGCGGGTGTTGATGGATCTCCTTTGTTGGACAGAAGATACCATCTCCTGTTagaaacaaggagtccggtggcaccttaaagacttaacagatttattagggcataagcttaccctaataaatctgttcgtctttaaggtgccaccggactcctcgttgtttttgtggatacagactaacacggctaccccccgatacaTGTTAGAAACTGTTAATGCttttctcctgtctggtgatttccTGTTACAAGCACTTAAATATAACCTAATAACATGAGATAGAGGTATTATAAGTGAGAATAATGCTGGCAgaaacttacaagcatttcatagcaTCTAAACTCTAAACACATTCCTATAATCCTAatgcctattttaacaatacaaaCACGCAGGAgagccagactggttccagctTTCGCACGAGCTGGCAtgtggtctgccagtgtcacaaggTAAACCAACTTATTTATCTTGGATAAACTTGTTTACCAGCGCTGCCTGGTTTCCTCGTTTGAGCATATTGTTAGTACATATCCATAGATTTTTAATTGTTACATCACACAATGAGTATGAAGACCAGTATGATATAAGTTTTCATTTGATGCCTTACACAATGttctttatagataaataccATCACAGCAACacattaggtgtagtgagtttgtcagggctgaCAGGAATTGCTTAACATGACCTTGAGCTCTTTGCCAGTGGGCACTGAGGGGTTGATAGGGTTACAAAGATACCAGTTTCAGACgtataaatatacaaatatatgTGATGTGCTTTGCAAGTACGCAATTGTCTGTGTTGAGAGAGAACTAGGGTGCCTAATCCATCTTCCTCTCCTTTGCCATGGAGTTGGTTTCATTATACAGTTGCAAGTGTGGAGTGCAGGATTTCTGTGGCTGAACCAAAGGGAAGTTCACACACCGTGCTGGTTCTCTGCTGTTCTTTATGTGTTCTGTGTGGTCAAAATCAGTTGTCGAGATTGTCACCTGGCTTGTTGTCCATGCACCAAGCATGGAAAGAGGCTTTCACTCAGAATGGCCTTTATTTTAGGTTAAGAGAGCAACAACACAAGTTAGAGCAAATGTAAAGTTTCTATGA is a genomic window of Malaclemys terrapin pileata isolate rMalTer1 chromosome 4, rMalTer1.hap1, whole genome shotgun sequence containing:
- the LOC128835661 gene encoding olfactory receptor 1009-like, producing the protein MEKGNHSTVTEFILSGLTDRPELQVPLFVLFLVIYIVTLVGNLGMIVLIQIDPRLHTPMYFFLGNLSFCDLCYSSIISPKMLLNFLAESKRISYTACAVQMYLFGTFGHVDCLLLAVMAYDRYVAICNPLLYTVTMSRWLCHQLVAGVYAVGLLDTMVHTIFTFRLSFCSSNVINHFFCDFPPVLSLSCSDTRVNEIVMFALIGCVVVSSLVIILLSYTYIIITILRIRSAEGRRKAFSTCTSHLTAVAMFHGSLLFMYFRPSASYSLDTDKMASVFYTVVIPMLNPLIYSLRNKEVKDAQWKVMHKLLTFS